The following coding sequences are from one Ignavibacteria bacterium window:
- a CDS encoding LTA synthase family protein: MKRIVRNIPEFLLFLFLVYVVGMLLFSIPRIIIYFQHYEETKSIPNDILWQSFVVGFRFDSVVSTYILAVPLLVCIIVSLFRWNIVAVQKIILWYLIMLYSLSFFMCAADIPFFNFFNYRLMITATQWFDSPQFVASMIFNDASYYPYIALFLLLSAIFIIVSKRIQRKIFEENFHSEQWKYHYSIATLVLFSIFSLGIVALGIRGRIAVKSPIRWGTAFFSTYPFANQLGLNPVFTFFRSWLDEQNPDNNLVYLLDDEIALRNVRKYFHVESTNIFDSPIAREIKTSGEQKKYNVIIVLMESMSAEKMMRYGSTKNLTPNLDSIANHSIVFDNFFSSGIHTHNGIYSTTVSFPSIFAKHPMNTFENLQSFTGIANTLLENNYATLFFTTHDDQFDNMGGFLSYNGFQKIISQRDYPQQHVVGTLGVPDGVMFEQSLSFINSEAEQNKQFLAMYLTGSHHGPWIIPEDIPLQLKGKNGEEKTLEYADWAIGNFLELSQKQTWYRNTIFIFLGDHGSAIHRTNSFPLSFNHTPFILYAPFFHNEHRVLKNFGGQIDVFPTVMGLLNIPYINNTFGIDLLKEEREFMYFSADDKIGCINEEYFLVLHRQEEREYLFRYRENAKENIADTYPQRVQQMKEYAYSHIQAAQWMLIHKKAKKQIPIVQ, from the coding sequence ATGAAACGAATAGTTCGAAATATTCCGGAGTTTCTACTATTTTTGTTTCTTGTTTATGTTGTTGGAATGTTGTTATTTTCAATTCCACGCATTATAATTTATTTTCAACACTATGAAGAAACAAAATCAATTCCCAATGATATTTTGTGGCAATCATTCGTTGTCGGATTTCGTTTTGATAGCGTCGTCAGCACGTATATACTTGCTGTGCCATTACTTGTTTGTATAATTGTTTCTTTGTTCCGATGGAATATTGTTGCCGTTCAAAAAATAATTTTGTGGTACTTGATTATGTTATACAGTCTTTCTTTTTTTATGTGCGCCGCCGATATTCCGTTTTTCAATTTTTTCAATTACCGCTTGATGATTACGGCAACACAATGGTTTGATTCTCCGCAATTTGTTGCTTCGATGATTTTTAATGATGCATCGTATTATCCATACATCGCATTGTTTTTGCTACTCTCGGCAATATTTATTATTGTTTCCAAGAGAATACAAAGAAAAATATTTGAAGAAAATTTTCATTCGGAACAATGGAAGTATCATTATTCGATAGCAACGCTTGTTCTGTTTTCAATTTTTTCGTTAGGAATTGTAGCGCTTGGAATTCGCGGAAGAATTGCAGTAAAATCGCCGATACGTTGGGGAACCGCATTTTTCAGCACATATCCGTTTGCGAATCAACTCGGATTGAATCCGGTGTTCACATTTTTTCGCAGTTGGCTTGATGAACAAAATCCCGATAACAATCTTGTATATTTGCTTGACGATGAAATTGCATTACGCAATGTTCGAAAATATTTCCACGTTGAATCAACAAATATATTTGATTCACCCATTGCGCGAGAAATAAAAACTTCGGGAGAACAAAAAAAATATAATGTTATCATCGTTTTAATGGAAAGTATGTCAGCAGAAAAAATGATGCGTTATGGAAGCACGAAAAATTTGACTCCGAACCTTGACAGTATTGCCAATCATTCAATTGTGTTTGATAATTTTTTTTCTTCAGGCATTCATACACACAATGGAATTTATTCGACAACTGTAAGTTTTCCTTCTATCTTTGCAAAACATCCGATGAACACGTTCGAAAATCTTCAGTCGTTCACTGGAATTGCAAATACCTTGCTCGAGAACAATTATGCGACACTTTTTTTTACAACACACGACGACCAGTTTGACAATATGGGCGGATTTTTAAGTTACAATGGATTTCAAAAAATAATTTCACAACGGGATTATCCGCAACAACATGTTGTAGGGACACTTGGTGTTCCCGATGGTGTGATGTTTGAACAATCGCTTTCATTCATCAATAGTGAAGCAGAACAGAACAAACAATTTCTTGCGATGTATTTAACCGGAAGTCATCACGGACCGTGGATAATTCCTGAAGACATTCCACTTCAATTGAAAGGAAAAAACGGCGAAGAAAAAACGTTGGAATATGCTGATTGGGCAATTGGAAATTTTCTTGAATTATCACAGAAGCAAACGTGGTATCGGAATACGATATTTATATTTCTTGGCGACCATGGTTCTGCAATTCATCGCACAAATTCATTTCCGTTGTCGTTTAATCATACGCCGTTTATCTTGTATGCGCCTTTTTTTCACAACGAGCATCGCGTATTGAAAAATTTTGGAGGTCAAATTGATGTGTTCCCAACAGTCATGGGATTGTTGAATATTCCGTATATCAATAATACGTTTGGAATTGATTTGCTGAAAGAAGAGCGCGAGTTTATGTATTTTTCCGCTGATGATAAAATCGGATGTATCAACGAAGAATATTTTCTTGTTCTTCATCGCCAAGAGGAACGAGAATATTTATTTCGCTACAGAGAAAATGCGAAAGAAAATATCGCAGATACTTATCCTCAACGTGTTCAACAAATGAAAGAATACGCATATTCGCATATTCAAGCAGCACA